ATCGCCTGCGGGCTCGGCTACTCGACCGCCGTGCTGGCGCGCCTGGCCGAGACGGTGGTCGGGCTGGAAAGCGATGCGGCCATGGCCGCCAAGGCGGGCGACCGGCTGGCGGCGGCGGGGGCGGACAACGCTGTCATCGTGGAAGGCCCGCTGGCGGAAGGCATGCCCGGACAGGGGCCCTTCAATGTGATCTTCGTCAACGGCGCCGTCGCCGAGGCGCCCGCCGCCTGGCTCGACCAGCTGGCCGAGGGCGGACGCCTGGTGGTGGTCCTGCGCTCGGGCGAGGTGGGACGCGCCAAGGTGTTCACCCGTTCGGCCCGATCCATCGGCGATCGGGCCGTCTTTGATTCTGCGCCGCCTTTCCTTCCCGGGTTCGAACCCCAGCCGGGATTCGTATTCTGAGGAGGCGCCAGCGCGCCACACTCGCAAAAATTTAATGAAGTGAACGCTGTTCACTTTTGCTTTCGCGCTATATGTGACCAGATAAACGCTGAACCGGGTAAGCTCGAAGGGCATGAGGGCGCCATGAAATTTCTGATCACGGCTGCATTGGCGGCGGGACTGGCGGCTGCCGCGGCGCCTTCTGGCTGGTCCCAGTCACTCGAAGAGACGCTCTCGGCGGCCTACCGCACCAATCCCCAGCTCCAGGCCGAGCGCGCGCGCCTGCGCCAGAGCGCCGAGGGCGTGATCCAGGCCCGTTCGGCGCTGCTGCCAAGCCTTTCAGCCAGCGGGACGCTGTCGGAATCCGAAACCTGGGGGGCCGGCGGCATTGGCGGTGCGGGCGGCGGCGGGGACGGGTCCAGCTCGGTCGGCGCGCAGCTCAGCCAGCCGCTCTATCGCGGCGGCCGCACCCGCGGCTCGATCAATGCGGCTGAAGCGCGCCTGGAAGCCGGACGCGAACGCCTGCGCGCGGTGGAGCAGAACGTGCTGTTCGACGCTGTGTCGGCCCACGCCAATGTGACGCGCGACCAGCAAATCGTCTCCATCCGCTCCAATAACGTGGAGGTGCTGGGCGAACAGCTGCGGGCGGCGCGCGACCGGTTCGAGGTTGGCGAGATCACCCGCACCGATGTCGCCCAGGCCGAAGCGCGCCTGTCGGGCGCGCGCGCCCAGCTGTCGGGCGCCCAGGCGGCGCTGGCGGCGTCGCGCGCGGCCTATGCCCGCGTCACCGGAGTTGAACCGGTGCAGCCGGAACTGATCGGCCCGGGCGCCGGACTGCCCGAGGCGCTGGACGGCGCCCAGAACCTGGCGCTGGACAATAATCCTGACCTGCGCGCGGTGGAGTTCAACGAGCTGGCCGCCCGCGAAGGCATCCGCGTGGCGCGCGGCGCGCTGCTGCCGGAAGTGTCGCTCAGCGCCTCGGTCAATGAGAGCCGCGATTCGGCGTTTTCCGGTGACGGGCGCGGCTCGGCCTCGGTGCAGGCGCGCGTCAGCGTGCCGATCTTCACCGGCGGCCTGAACCGGTCGCGCGTGCGCGAGGCGCAGGCCTCGGCGGACGAAGCGCGCCTCGCCGGTCTGACCACGCGCCGTCAGGTCATCGAGGCGGTGTCCAATGCCTGGAACACCTATCTGGCCGCGCAGGCGGTGATCGAATCGAGCCGCGAAGCGGTGCGCGCCAACGAGATCGCGTTCGAAGGCGTGGAGCAGGAGGCCTTTGTCGGGCTTCGCACGACGCTGGACGTGCTCAACGCCGAGCAGGAATTGCTCAACTCGCGCCTTGAACTGGTGCGCGCCGAACGTGATCTGGCGGTGGCGAGCTATGGTTTGCTGCAGACGCTCGGCCTGCTCAGCGCCCGCGATCTGGAGCTTCCGGTCGACGACGAAACCGCGATCGGTGATGACAGCCGGTCGCGTTGGCCTAACTTCAGCTTAATCCCCTGGAATTAGGGTGCTCTGACGCGTCCCGAATGCTGGACAGGGACGCGCGGTAGCGCCTAAGTTCGGCGCAACCGTTTCCCCTCGACGGAGCAAGGACATCGTTATGGCTCAGGAAAGCGCCGACCAGGAACCGACAATGGAGGAAATCCTCGCCTCCATTCGCCGCATCATCAACGAAGATGCTGAGCCCAAGCCGGCGCAAGAGGCCGCTCCGGAGCCGCAAGCGGCTGCAGAACCCGCGCCTGAGCCGGAACCTGAGCCTGTGGATATGGCAGAGGACGACGTGCTGGAGCTGACAGATCGCGTCGAGGACGACGCCGTGTCCGGCGGCACCGCGCCGATGGCCATCGCCGATGATCTCATGATCATTGATCGCGAAGACGAACCCGAGCCGGAACCTGAGCCCGAGCCGGCCCCTGAGCCCGTCGCCGCAGCGCGCCCCGCGCGCGAGCCGGAACCGGTGCCTCAGCCCGAGCCGGACGACGACTCGCTCCTGGACGCGGCGCCGGCCAGCCTGGCCGCGGGCATGTTCGCGGCGCTGTCGGACAATCTGCGTGTGTCGTCCGACCAGGGTCAGACCCTGGAAGGCATTGTGCGCGAAATGATGCGCCCGATGCTCAAGAAGTGGCTGGACGACAATCTTCCGGCCATCGTGGAAGAGAAGGTCCAGGCGGAAGTCGAGCGCATCGCGCGCCGCCGCCGCTGATCTGAAGCGGCCAGTCTGAATCACAAAGCCCCGGACCTGGTGTCCGGGGCTTTTGCGTTCGGCGAGGCCGTGGACGCCGCGCGCGTCAGCCGGTGACGACGAGGCTCAGCCAGCGGGCAGCCAGAGCCGGGGTGGGGAAATTCTCGATCTCCACTTCCACATCATGGGCGAGCTGGATCTGTCCGGGCTTGCGCTGATCGGCGGAGGCCAGCGTGAACTTGCCGCGAATGCGCGCGCCCACCGGCACCGGGCTCAGAAAGCGCACCTTGTCGAAGCCGTAATTGATGCCGATGGCCTTGTCGGGGAAGGCGGGCAGGCACTGGGCTGCGAAATGGCTGAGCATGGAAAGGGTCAGAAACCCGTGGGCGATGGGGCCACCGAACGGGGTCTCGGCCTTGGCCCGTTCCGGGTCCACATGGATGAACTGGTGATCGAGCGTGATGTCGGCAAACCCGTTGACCTGGGTCTGGTCCACAAGGAACCAGTCCGAATGCCGGGTGGCGCCGATGCGGGATTGGAAGTCCTGAGCGTCTGTCATGGCCGCAATTGACCCGCGCCGCACCTCGGCGTCAAGCATGGCGCTTGCCCGTCTGCCGTGGTCATGCCAGCGTGACGTCCTGAATTTACGGGGAGAATATGATGCGCGCGATTCTGGCGGGGCTTGCAGCGGCGTTGATCTGGACAGGGGCGGCGCTGGCCGATGTGACGGAGCATTGGCTGCGTCACGCGGCGGTGGCTCCGGACGGGACCCAGATCGTCTTCTCCGCGCACGGACAGCTCTGGCGCGTCAGCGCCGAGGGCGGGACGGCTTCGCCCATCACCACCGGGGAAGGGTGGAGCGGCCATCCGGTCTGGTCGCCGGACGGGTCCATGATCGCGTTCGCCAATGACCGGTTCGGCAATCTCGACATTTTCGCCATGCGCGCTGACGGGTCGCAGGTGTCGCGCCTGACCTATCATTCAGCCGATGACCGCCCGTCGGACTTCTCCCCCGATGGTCAGCGCGTTCTGTTCAGCTCGGCGCGCGGCGCGTCTGTGCAGTCGAGCTATTTTCCGACCGGCGCTCTGCCTGAATTGTATGAGATCGCCATCAGCGGCGGCGCGCCGCGCATGGTGTCCACCGTGCCCGCCAATGAGGCGCGCTGGAGCCCGGACGGAACGCGAATCGCCTACCGCCAGGAGCGCGCCTATGAGAGCACGGAACGCCAGCGTGACGTGTCCTCCTTCGCCCGCGATGTGTGGGTGTTCGATGTGGCGACGGGCGCGCACGAGAATGTCTCCGTCAATCCGGGCGGCGATCACGCCCCGGCCTGGGCCGATGACGGATCGCTTTTGCTGTTGTCGGAAATCGATGGCGGGGCGTTCAATGTCCACCATCTCGATCTTGAGACCGGCGCGCGCACGCCGCTGACCGATCACACGCCGCATCCGGCGCGCGATCTGTCGGTCAGCGGCGACGGGCTGGCGGTCTACACCTGGCACGGCGATATCTACCGGGTGCGCCGGGGTGACGCGCCGCAAAGGCTTGATATCCGCCTGTCGGCGCCGCCCCTGCGCGATGCGCCGCGTCCCTTCCCGGTGGCGGGCCGGATCAGCGAGTTTGCGGTGTCGCCCGATGGCCAGGAGCTGGCGTTCGTGGCGCGCGGCGAGGTGTTCGTCACGGCGGCTGATTTCTCCACCACGGTGCGCCTGACCAACAGCCCCGAGCAGGAGCGCTCGGTGAGCTTCTCGCCCGATGGCCGCTCGGTGCTCTACGCTTCGAACCGCGACGGCGCCTGGGCGATTTACGAGACCAGCCTGACCGATACGTCCGAGCCGCGCTTCTCCGCCGCCACCGCCTGGCGCGAGCGCCTGGTCTACAGCCAGCCCGGCGGCGAAGCCTTCCAGCCGGCCTACAGCCCGAACGGCGAGCTGATCGCCTTCATCGATAACCGCGACGCCATCAGCGTCGTGACCCGTCAGGGCCGCAACCGGCGCACCGTGTTCGGGCCTGAGCTCAATTATTCCTACTCGGATGGCGATCTGCAGTTCTCGTGGTCGCCGGATTCGCGCTGGATCGCGTCGAGCTTCACGCCGGGCAATTTCTTCTACGCCAATATCGGCGTGGCGCCGGCGGACGGGTCCGCGCCGCCACGCGACATCACCCTGACCGGCTATGGCGACTACGCCCCGCAATGGCATGAGGGCGGCGGCGCCATTGTCTGGGTGTCCAACCGTTATGGTCCGCGCAGCCACGGCAGCTGGGGCGCCCAGCAGGACGTGATGGCCGGGTTCCTGACCCAGTCGGCCTGGGACCGGTTCAATCTCACCGAACAGGAACGCGCCCTGGCCGAGGAGATGGAGGAGGACGACGAGGCCGGCGAGCGCGATGGCGCCCTGGCTGACTTCTTCAATTGGATCGGCGCGGCGCTGGAGGGTCCCGCCCAGCTCGATCTGGACGCCGTGGAGCAGCGCACCCGGCGCCTGACCATCCATTCGTCGGAACTGGCCGATGCGCGGCTCAATTCCGATTTGTCGGCGCTGTATTATCTCGCCCGGTTCGAGGGCGGGTTTGATCTGTGGATGCACGATCTGCACAAGGGCGAAACCAAGCGCATCGCCCAGCTCAATGCCCGCAGCGCCAGCCTGCAGCTGGCTGACGATTCCACCGCCTTCCTTCTGGTCGACGGCAATCTGCGCAAGGTCACCCTGCCGGGCGGCACGGTGACGCCGGTGGCCATCACCGCCGAGGTGAGCCTGCGCGCCGATTCCGAGCGCGCCCATCTGTTCGAGCATGTCTGGCGCCAGGTACAAGACAAATTCTACGATCCTGACTTCCACGGCGTCGACTGGCCGGCCATGCGCGCGGCGTATGAGCCCAAGCTCGCCGGGGTCTCCACCAGCCGCGATTTCGCACTGCTGATGTCGGAAATGCTGGGCCAGCTCAATGCCAGTCATACCGGCATGCGCTACCGCCCGCAGGACACCGGTAATGTGAACGATTCCACAGCCTCGCTGGGCGTGATCTATGATCTCTCGGCTGACGTCCCCGGACTGGTGATCGCTGAAGTCCTGCCCGGCGGGCCGCTGGACCGGGACGGGTTCGACATCCGGCCCGGCGCACGCATCACCGCCATCGCCGGGACGACGCTGGAGGCCGGCGTCAACCCGTTCAGCCTGCTCAACCGGCGGGCCGGTCAGCGAATCCGCATCACGATCGAGCCTGCACGCGGCGGACGCGCGCGCGAGCTGACCGTACGCCCCTACAGCCAGGGTCAGGAGGGTCAGGCGCGCTATGACCGCTGGATCGAGCGGCGGCGCGCCATCGTGGAGGAGGCCTCGGGCGGTCGCATCGGCTACGCCCATATCCGCTCCATGAACGATACGGGCTACCGCCAGGTCTATGGCGAGCTGCTGGGCCGCAATTTCCATCGCGAGGCGGTGGTCATCGACACCCGCTTCAATGGCGGCGGCTGGCTGCACGATGATCTGCTCACCCTGCTCACGGGCGAGGATTATTTCCGGCTGCGGGCCCGAGACAGGATCATTCGCGGTGCGCCCGAGGAGCGCTGGTCGCGCCCCAGCGCCGTGGTCATGAACGAGGGCAATTACTCCAACGCCCACATGTTCCCCTATGTCTACCAGCTGTTCGGCGTCGGGCCGCTGGTGGGCATGCCGGTGCCGGGTACGGGCACGGCGGTGTGGTGGGAGACGCTGATGACCGGCGATCTGGTGTTCGGCATTCCCCAGCTGCCGGTGCTCGACCCCGATGACCGGCCGGTGGAGAATCAGGAGCTGCAGCCCGATATCCTCATCGACAACCCGCCCGCGGAAGCCGCGCGCGGCGAGGACGCCCAGCTTCAGGCCGCCGTGGCGGCGCTGATCGATATATTGGAGGCGCAGGAGTGAGTGAAGGCGAGCGAGGTGGCCTGACGGTGCTCGATCGCGCCCATCTGGCCATGTATAGCGGCGGGGATGCGGCGCTGGAGGCCGAATTGTTCGCCCTGCTGGAGGGTCAGATCGAGGCGTGCACGCAGCGCATGGCTCAGGCCGCGCCCGGCGATGCTCAGGCCTGGCGCGATGCGGCCCATACGCTCAAAGGCGCGGCGCGCGGCGTCGGGGCGATGCAGCTGGGCGAGGCGTGCGCCGCCGCGGAGACGCGGCCTCATGATGCGGGCGCGCTGGAAGCCGTCAGGACAGCGGCCAAGGCTGTGCGCGACGCCATGAGGCATGCGCGCGGGGCCTGAGAACGCGGCTGAGCCCGGGCTCGGCCGGCTCAGCCGCGCGTACGATCAAAGGTATCCAGCTCGTAGGCGATGGACTGCTCTACCAGTTCACGCCAGACCGGCTCGGCCAGCGTCACGGGCAGTCCGGCCCGGGCCGCCGCGTGGCAGACCTTTTCCACCACATCTTCGATACGGGCTTCATCACGCACGGCGTCGCGGTGCGGTTTGATGCGCGCGGCGGCAGCCATGTAGCGGGTGCGCTCGGCGATCAGGGCGACCAGTGCCCGGTCCAGCCGGTCCACGCCATCGCGCACACCGGACATGTCCTCGCAGGCCTGCGGCGCGGTGCGCGCGGCCAGATCCTCAAGGTCCAGTCCGGGGGGCAGGGGCGTGGAGCGAGTCATAATGCGAAACTTATAGGACGGCGATGCGCGCCGCCCAAGCGGGCGCGGCGCCGCAGGGCTGCGGGCTCAACGCGCCAGCGCCTTCATGGCCCGGTCCACCCCGTCCAGGGTGAGCGGGAACATGCGCTGGGGGCCGATGATCTCGCGCACCAGCTGAACTGAATAGGTATGCGCCCACCAGCTTTCCGGCGTAGGATTGAGCCAGACGGCATGGGGGTAGGTCTCCAGTATCCGGCGCAGCCAAACGCCGCCGGCCTCCTCATTCCAGTGCTCCACCGAGCCGCCGGGATGGGTGATCTCGCTGGGCGCCATGGCTGCGTCGCCGACGAACACGATCTTGTAGTCGCCAGGATACTTGTGGAGCACGTCCCAGACGGGAATGACTTCCACGCGGCGGCGCTGGTTGGAGCGCCACACCGCCTCGTAAGGGCAGTTGTGGAAGTAGAAATATTCGAGATTTTTGAACACCGAACGCGCCGCCGAGAACAGCCGCTCCGTCAGGTCGATATACGGGTCCATGGACCCGCCCACATCGAAGAAGACCAGCACCTTGATGGCGTTGCGCCGTTCGGGGCGCATTTTCACATCCAGATGGCCCTGGCGCGCGGTGGCGCTGATCGTGGCGTTAAGATCAAGCTCCTCAGCGGCGCCGTCCCGGGCGAAGCGGCGCAGGCGGCGCAGCGCGACCTTCAGATTGCGCGTGCCCAGCTCGCGATCTGAATCAAGATCCTTGAACCGGCGATGCTCCCAGACCTTGATCGCCTGCTTGTTGCGCGACTGGCCACCAATGCGCACGCCGGCCGGGTTCCAGCCGGAATGGCCATAGGGGCTGGTCCCGCCCGTGCCGATCCATTTACTGCCGCCTTCGTGGCGTTCCGATTGCTCTTTGAGGCGCTGCTGCAGCGTCTCCATCAGGGCGTCGAAATCCATCGCCTCGATGGCGGCCTTGTCCTCGTCGGACAGATGGCGCATCAGCTCGGCGCGCAGCCAGTCTTCGGGGACTTCATCGCCCTTGAACAGATCGCCCAGCGCCTCAATGCCTTCAAAGACGTGGGCGAACACCTTGTCGAACTTGTCGAAATGACGCTCGTCCTTGACCAGTGCGGCCCGGCTGACGGCGTAGAAACTGTCGAGATCAGCGTTGATGGCGCCCTTGTGCAGGGCTTCAAGCAGGGTCAGGTATTCCCGGGTGGAGACCGGGATTTTCGCCGCACGCAGCTCGGTGAAGAAGCGGTGGAACATGGCGCGGCGACCCGTCTATCCGCCGTCGCGGCGGGCCATGAAGGCCAGGCGCTCGAACAGCTGCACATCCTGCTCGTTCTTCAAAAGCGCGCCATGCATGGGCGGGATCAGCTTGCGCGGATCACGCTCGCGCAAAACCGCCGGGTCCACATCCTCGGCCAGGAGGAGTTTCAGCCAGTCCAGCAGTTCCGACGTGGACGGCTTTTTCTTGAGCCCCGGCACAGTGCGCATTTCGAAGAATTTGGTCAGGGCGTCCGACAGGAGCCGGCCCTTCAGATTGGGGAAGTGCACCTTGACGATCTGCTCCATCGTTTCCTCGTCAGGAAAAGCGATGAAGTGGAAGAAGCACCGGCGCAGGAAGGCGTCCGGCAGCTCCTTTTCGTTGTTGGAGGTGATGATCACCACGGGGCGGCGCTCGGCGCGGATGGTCTGCCCGGTCTCGTAAACATTGAATTCCATCCGGTCGAGCTCCTGGAGGAGATCGTTGGGAAATTCGATGTCGGCCTTGTCGATCTCGTCGATCAGCAGGACCGGGCGCTCGGGCGCGGTGAACGCCTCCCACAGCTTGCCCTTGCGGATGTAGTTGCTGACGTCGTGGACCCGGTCATCGCCCAGCTGGGAATCGCGCAGGCGCGCCACCGCGTCATATTCATACAGGCCCTGATGGGCCTTGGTGGTGGATTTGATGTGCCATTCCAGCAGCGGCGCCCCGAGGGAATCCGCCACCTGACGCGCCAGCTCGGTCTTGCCCGTGCCCGGCTCACCCTTCACCAGAAGCGGGCGCTCCAGAATGATCGCGGCATTGACCGCGGCGGCCAGCTCGTCTGTGGCCACATAGGACGCTGTGCCTTCAAATCGCATGACGGGTCAAATTTCCATTGGCTCGGGGCTCAAACCTGAAAGCGCATACTGAAACGGCGTTCGTCGCCGTGCAACCGACAGGCGCGTTTGCAGTGCAGCTATAGCGCGTAAGGTTATTTCCTTCCGAGGGAGGCCGATTTGTGGCCGGAACGTCGCCACTGCAACGCGCTGCGCCGCCAGCTGATGGGTCAGCAGTAACGCGCACACAACAGGCGGGGACGGCTGGCGGCGAGGAGGAGATCACCTCCCGCCGCCAGCTGGCCTACGGCCTCAGCCCATCACGAATGCGTTGAGCTTGTTGCCGTCAGGATCGCGGAAATAGGCGGCATAGAAGCCTTCGCCGCGCGGGCCCGGAGGGCCTTCGCATTTGCCGCCGTGCGCCAGCGCGATCTCGTACAAGCGGCGCACCTGGTCGGTGTCGCGTGCGGCCAGCGCCACCATCACGCCATTGCCGACGCTGGCGGGCTCGCCGTTGAACGGCAAGGTCAGGCCGATCCCCGCCGGTCCATCCGGCTTGCCCCAGGCGATAAAGCTGTCGCTTTCCATCATGCGCGGCGTGCCCAGTTCATTCGCCAGAGCGTCATAGAACGGCGCGGCCTTCTGGACGTCACGGCTGCCGAGCGTTACGTAGCCAATCATTGTTGTACTCCATTTGTTCCGGTCCGGTGACTATTGCTCAGCCGGTTCTGTCTGTCGAGCGGAATCTGACCGCCGCCCGGCGCGCTATGCGTTTTTCCACGCCGGTGATCAGCGGCGCTCTTGTCAGGACACGCGCTATGGCGCCGAATCGGGCCGAAATAGCGCCTCGAGACGAGCGGAGCGATTCATGGCGACTGCCCCCCTTCACGCCGATACGTCCAGCGCCGATTCAGGCTTCCCGGCCGAGCGCGCCTATCTCGACCTCCTGCGCGAGATCATCGAGACCGGCCACGACCAGACTGACCGCACCGGCACCGGCACGCGCGCGGTGTTCGGCCGCCAGATCCGCTGTGATCTGGCCGACGGCTTTCCGCTGCTGACCACCAAGAAGGTGCATTTCAAGTCCGTGGCCGTGGAGCTGCTCTGGTTCATCAAGGGGATGACCAATGTGCGCTGGCTGCAAGAGCGTGGCGTATCGATCTGGAATGAGTGGGCCGATGCCGACGGCGAGCTCGGCCCTGTCTATGGCAAGCAGTGGCGGCGCTGGACCGGCCCGGACGGGCGCGAGATCGATCAGCTGGCAGATCTGCTCGATGCCATCCGCACCACGCCGGACAGCCGCCGGCTGATCCTGTCAGCCTGGAACCCGGCGGACGTGCCCTCCATGGCCCTGCCGCCCTGCCACACCCTGTTCCAGTTCAAGGTGCTGGGCGGACGCCTGCACCTGCAGCTCTACCAGCGCAGCGCCGACATGTTCCTGGGCGTGCCGTT
The window above is part of the Hyphomonadaceae bacterium ML37 genome. Proteins encoded here:
- a CDS encoding Hpt domain-containing protein, giving the protein MSEGERGGLTVLDRAHLAMYSGGDAALEAELFALLEGQIEACTQRMAQAAPGDAQAWRDAAHTLKGAARGVGAMQLGEACAAAETRPHDAGALEAVRTAAKAVRDAMRHARGA
- a CDS encoding protein-L-isoaspartate O-methyltransferase, translated to MSDFTQARLAMVNSQVRPSDVTDIRLQDAMAAVPRERFVPKSQMGRAYADTQIALPGGRAMLSPRDFAKLAQAAKILSTDVVLDIACGLGYSTAVLARLAETVVGLESDAAMAAKAGDRLAAAGADNAVIVEGPLAEGMPGQGPFNVIFVNGAVAEAPAAWLDQLAEGGRLVVVLRSGEVGRAKVFTRSARSIGDRAVFDSAPPFLPGFEPQPGFVF
- a CDS encoding MaoC family dehydratase, with protein sequence MLDAEVRRGSIAAMTDAQDFQSRIGATRHSDWFLVDQTQVNGFADITLDHQFIHVDPERAKAETPFGGPIAHGFLTLSMLSHFAAQCLPAFPDKAIGINYGFDKVRFLSPVPVGARIRGKFTLASADQRKPGQIQLAHDVEVEIENFPTPALAARWLSLVVTG
- a CDS encoding S41 family peptidase, with the protein product MRAILAGLAAALIWTGAALADVTEHWLRHAAVAPDGTQIVFSAHGQLWRVSAEGGTASPITTGEGWSGHPVWSPDGSMIAFANDRFGNLDIFAMRADGSQVSRLTYHSADDRPSDFSPDGQRVLFSSARGASVQSSYFPTGALPELYEIAISGGAPRMVSTVPANEARWSPDGTRIAYRQERAYESTERQRDVSSFARDVWVFDVATGAHENVSVNPGGDHAPAWADDGSLLLLSEIDGGAFNVHHLDLETGARTPLTDHTPHPARDLSVSGDGLAVYTWHGDIYRVRRGDAPQRLDIRLSAPPLRDAPRPFPVAGRISEFAVSPDGQELAFVARGEVFVTAADFSTTVRLTNSPEQERSVSFSPDGRSVLYASNRDGAWAIYETSLTDTSEPRFSAATAWRERLVYSQPGGEAFQPAYSPNGELIAFIDNRDAISVVTRQGRNRRTVFGPELNYSYSDGDLQFSWSPDSRWIASSFTPGNFFYANIGVAPADGSAPPRDITLTGYGDYAPQWHEGGGAIVWVSNRYGPRSHGSWGAQQDVMAGFLTQSAWDRFNLTEQERALAEEMEEDDEAGERDGALADFFNWIGAALEGPAQLDLDAVEQRTRRLTIHSSELADARLNSDLSALYYLARFEGGFDLWMHDLHKGETKRIAQLNARSASLQLADDSTAFLLVDGNLRKVTLPGGTVTPVAITAEVSLRADSERAHLFEHVWRQVQDKFYDPDFHGVDWPAMRAAYEPKLAGVSTSRDFALLMSEMLGQLNASHTGMRYRPQDTGNVNDSTASLGVIYDLSADVPGLVIAEVLPGGPLDRDGFDIRPGARITAIAGTTLEAGVNPFSLLNRRAGQRIRITIEPARGGRARELTVRPYSQGQEGQARYDRWIERRRAIVEEASGGRIGYAHIRSMNDTGYRQVYGELLGRNFHREAVVIDTRFNGGGWLHDDLLTLLTGEDYFRLRARDRIIRGAPEERWSRPSAVVMNEGNYSNAHMFPYVYQLFGVGPLVGMPVPGTGTAVWWETLMTGDLVFGIPQLPVLDPDDRPVENQELQPDILIDNPPAEAARGEDAQLQAAVAALIDILEAQE
- a CDS encoding thymidylate synthase, which translates into the protein MATAPLHADTSSADSGFPAERAYLDLLREIIETGHDQTDRTGTGTRAVFGRQIRCDLADGFPLLTTKKVHFKSVAVELLWFIKGMTNVRWLQERGVSIWNEWADADGELGPVYGKQWRRWTGPDGREIDQLADLLDAIRTTPDSRRLILSAWNPADVPSMALPPCHTLFQFKVLGGRLHLQLYQRSADMFLGVPFNIASYALLLCMVAQATGYEPGEYIHTFGDAHIYANHRDQVREQLSRGPRPAPRLNLDPAITDLFAFEYEHITLEGYDPHPPIKAPVAV
- a CDS encoding DUF2497 domain-containing protein, with product MFAALSDNLRVSSDQGQTLEGIVREMMRPMLKKWLDDNLPAIVEEKVQAEVERIARRRR
- a CDS encoding chorismate mutase; translation: MTRSTPLPPGLDLEDLAARTAPQACEDMSGVRDGVDRLDRALVALIAERTRYMAAAARIKPHRDAVRDEARIEDVVEKVCHAAARAGLPVTLAEPVWRELVEQSIAYELDTFDRTRG
- a CDS encoding VWA domain-containing protein, translating into MFHRFFTELRAAKIPVSTREYLTLLEALHKGAINADLDSFYAVSRAALVKDERHFDKFDKVFAHVFEGIEALGDLFKGDEVPEDWLRAELMRHLSDEDKAAIEAMDFDALMETLQQRLKEQSERHEGGSKWIGTGGTSPYGHSGWNPAGVRIGGQSRNKQAIKVWEHRRFKDLDSDRELGTRNLKVALRRLRRFARDGAAEELDLNATISATARQGHLDVKMRPERRNAIKVLVFFDVGGSMDPYIDLTERLFSAARSVFKNLEYFYFHNCPYEAVWRSNQRRRVEVIPVWDVLHKYPGDYKIVFVGDAAMAPSEITHPGGSVEHWNEEAGGVWLRRILETYPHAVWLNPTPESWWAHTYSVQLVREIIGPQRMFPLTLDGVDRAMKALAR
- a CDS encoding MoxR family ATPase, giving the protein MRFEGTASYVATDELAAAVNAAIILERPLLVKGEPGTGKTELARQVADSLGAPLLEWHIKSTTKAHQGLYEYDAVARLRDSQLGDDRVHDVSNYIRKGKLWEAFTAPERPVLLIDEIDKADIEFPNDLLQELDRMEFNVYETGQTIRAERRPVVIITSNNEKELPDAFLRRCFFHFIAFPDEETMEQIVKVHFPNLKGRLLSDALTKFFEMRTVPGLKKKPSTSELLDWLKLLLAEDVDPAVLRERDPRKLIPPMHGALLKNEQDVQLFERLAFMARRDGG
- a CDS encoding TolC family outer membrane protein, which gives rise to MKFLITAALAAGLAAAAAPSGWSQSLEETLSAAYRTNPQLQAERARLRQSAEGVIQARSALLPSLSASGTLSESETWGAGGIGGAGGGGDGSSSVGAQLSQPLYRGGRTRGSINAAEARLEAGRERLRAVEQNVLFDAVSAHANVTRDQQIVSIRSNNVEVLGEQLRAARDRFEVGEITRTDVAQAEARLSGARAQLSGAQAALAASRAAYARVTGVEPVQPELIGPGAGLPEALDGAQNLALDNNPDLRAVEFNELAAREGIRVARGALLPEVSLSASVNESRDSAFSGDGRGSASVQARVSVPIFTGGLNRSRVREAQASADEARLAGLTTRRQVIEAVSNAWNTYLAAQAVIESSREAVRANEIAFEGVEQEAFVGLRTTLDVLNAEQELLNSRLELVRAERDLAVASYGLLQTLGLLSARDLELPVDDETAIGDDSRSRWPNFSLIPWN
- a CDS encoding VOC family protein, producing MIGYVTLGSRDVQKAAPFYDALANELGTPRMMESDSFIAWGKPDGPAGIGLTLPFNGEPASVGNGVMVALAARDTDQVRRLYEIALAHGGKCEGPPGPRGEGFYAAYFRDPDGNKLNAFVMG